The Candidatus Methylomirabilota bacterium nucleotide sequence CTTCCCCATCCACACCCACCAGAGGTATATGATCCCGCTGATGAACCCGGCGAAGAACGAGGAGACCGGTGTGACATCCCTTCCGAAGGTCCGCAGCGTCCCCCGTTCTACGATCCTGATGTATTCGGGCGTGGCGGAGCGCACATACTCCATCCCCATCAGATCAGCGATCGACATGAGCGGTCCGCTTGGATGCTTCACAGCCAAGTGAAACGGCGCGAGCCAGGTCCAGTTCGAGGGATAGAACAAGAGGGACCACCCCATGCCGCCGAACAGCGCCGTAAACATGTAGCTCCCTGTCATCATAAGTGTCACGTCCAGAAAAATCGCGCTGGGGATCATCAGACCCGGAGTGGTAAAAGTGACCGGAAACCAAGCCCACATATAGAAGTTGAAGACCCTATTCATCCATTGACCGAAGTGAAGCGTCATAACGCAAAAGGTGGCGCCGATTGGAAGCCGCATCTTCTCCCACATGAAATATTGCGTCGCGGCAGGAAAGGTGATCAACAGGATCGGTGTCAACGTGACCCACCAGCGCCGATCCTTCCAATCCAGCCAGAAGTCCCAGT carries:
- a CDS encoding methane monooxygenase/ammonia monooxygenase subunit A — translated: MALLTQSQALSLERKFDIIVIVAAFTGTVAGYHIHQMLTVGDWDFWLDWKDRRWWVTLTPILLITFPAATQYFMWEKMRLPIGATFCVMTLHFGQWMNRVFNFYMWAWFPVTFTTPGLMIPSAIFLDVTLMMTGSYMFTALFGGMGWSLLFYPSNWTWLAPFHLAVKHPSGPLMSIADLMGMEYVRSATPEYIRIVERGTLRTFGRDVTPVSSFFAGFISGIIYLWWVWMGKVISRPVWLSRT